A stretch of Oceanivirga salmonicida DNA encodes these proteins:
- the coaE gene encoding dephospho-CoA kinase (Dephospho-CoA kinase (CoaE) performs the final step in coenzyme A biosynthesis.) codes for MIYGLTGGIATGKSTILNELKKRNIKVVDLDNISHELLENKEIKNEILKKISKNILTTDNKIDRKKLSSIVFFDKDKLEILNNIMHKKIINQMINIIKNNKDDILVIEVPLLFELNLEKYFDKIILAYAPRQLQLERILKRDKKTIKEAENILNSQFDIEIKKEKSDIIIDSSNSIEKLREQIEKEF; via the coding sequence ATGATATATGGATTAACAGGTGGTATAGCAACTGGGAAGTCAACTATATTAAATGAATTGAAAAAAAGAAATATTAAAGTAGTGGATTTAGATAATATTTCACATGAATTATTAGAAAATAAAGAAATTAAAAATGAAATATTAAAAAAAATTAGTAAAAATATTTTGACTACTGATAATAAAATTGATAGAAAAAAATTATCAAGTATTGTATTTTTTGACAAAGATAAACTTGAAATATTAAATAATATTATGCACAAAAAAATTATTAATCAAATGATAAATATAATAAAAAATAATAAAGATGATATTTTAGTTATTGAAGTACCTTTATTATTTGAATTAAATCTTGAAAAATATTTTGATAAAATAATTTTAGCCTATGCACCTAGACAGTTACAGTTAGAAAGAATTTTAAAAAGAGATAAAAAAACAATAAAAGAAGCAGAAAATATTTTAAATTCTCAATTTGATATTGAGATAAAAAAAGAAAAATCTGATATAATAATAGATAGTTCAAATAGTATTGAAAAATTAAGAGAACAAATAGAAAAGGAGTTTTAA
- the tnpA gene encoding IS200/IS605 family transposase has translation MIKEHNHSSFSLHYELVLVSKNKTPIFEEEIVKFATETFKNISENYQIIFKDVHFGKDHMHFKFEAYPTSNLYKFINAFKSASSRKIKNNYEKIRIMLNGSALWEANYFLMTVGINSKDLVLHYLEEMVKCDELHHEHTKDCNF, from the coding sequence TTGATTAAAGAACACAATCATTCAAGTTTTTCACTTCACTATGAATTAGTCTTAGTAAGTAAAAACAAAACACCTATTTTTGAAGAAGAAATTGTAAAATTTGCAACAGAAACATTTAAAAATATTTCAGAAAATTATCAAATTATTTTTAAAGATGTACATTTTGGTAAAGATCATATGCATTTTAAATTTGAAGCATACCCAACAAGTAATCTATATAAGTTTATAAATGCATTTAAAAGTGCAAGTAGTAGAAAAATTAAAAATAATTATGAAAAAATAAGAATAATGTTAAATGGTTCAGCCCTTTGGGAAGCAAACTATTTTTTGATGACAGTAGGAATTAATTCAAAAGATCTTGTTCTACATTATTTAGAAGAAATGGTTAAATGCGATGAATTACATCACGAACATACAAAAGACTGTAATTTTTAA
- a CDS encoding adenine phosphoribosyltransferase: MNSENTKILKNLMRTIPDFPSEGILFRDITTILKDKKGLELIISDFTNRYKDKGIDYVLGADARGFIFGAALAYNIGAGFVPARKIGKLPAETLKEEYSLEYGKNVLEIHKDALGKNSKVLIIDDLLATGGTAKAMVNLVEKAGANVYELAFLIELVDLKGREVIGENHKVYSILQY; this comes from the coding sequence ATGAATAGTGAAAACACTAAAATATTAAAAAATTTAATGAGAACAATACCTGATTTTCCAAGTGAAGGAATTTTATTTAGAGATATAACAACTATATTAAAAGATAAAAAAGGTTTAGAATTAATCATATCAGATTTCACAAATAGATATAAAGATAAAGGAATAGACTATGTTTTAGGTGCAGATGCTCGTGGCTTTATATTTGGTGCTGCATTAGCCTATAATATAGGTGCAGGATTTGTTCCAGCAAGAAAGATAGGTAAATTACCAGCTGAAACTTTAAAAGAGGAATATTCATTAGAATATGGTAAAAATGTATTAGAAATTCATAAAGATGCTTTGGGAAAAAATAGTAAAGTATTAATAATTGATGATTTATTAGCAACAGGTGGTACTGCAAAGGCAATGGTTAATTTAGTTGAAAAAGCTGGAGCTAATGTATATGAATTGGCCTTTTTAATAGAATTAGTTGATTTAAAAGGTAGAGAAGTTATAGGAGAAAATCATAAGGTATATTCTATACTGCAATATTAG
- a CDS encoding hemolysin family protein produces MNKKLMEINESSNEEDIKNMKNDMVEFIDTTVKEIMTPRTSIFALEMNEKLIDVLDEIIAQGFSRIPIYEENIDNIKGILYIKDILNADTNEKISNYVKKAFYVPETKMIYKLLEEFKTNQKHIAIIIDEYGGTAGLVSIEDILEEIVGEIRDEYDIEEDKIKKIADNIFEIQGETLVEEINDEIDIMLPVSEEYDTISGYVQYNLGKVAKVNDQINEKKYIIRVLESENKRIKKVKIILLNLGGNANE; encoded by the coding sequence ATGAATAAGAAATTAATGGAAATTAATGAATCTTCTAATGAAGAAGATATTAAAAATATGAAAAATGATATGGTTGAATTTATTGATACCACTGTAAAAGAAATAATGACACCTAGAACATCAATATTTGCATTAGAAATGAACGAAAAATTAATAGATGTACTTGATGAAATTATTGCACAAGGATTTTCTAGAATACCTATATATGAGGAAAATATAGATAATATTAAAGGAATATTATATATAAAAGATATATTAAATGCTGATACTAATGAAAAAATATCAAACTATGTGAAAAAAGCATTTTATGTGCCTGAAACTAAAATGATTTATAAATTACTTGAGGAATTTAAAACTAATCAAAAACATATTGCTATAATTATTGATGAATATGGGGGTACAGCAGGTTTAGTTTCAATAGAAGATATTTTAGAAGAAATTGTTGGTGAAATTAGAGATGAATACGATATAGAAGAAGATAAGATAAAAAAAATAGCAGATAATATATTTGAAATACAAGGAGAAACCCTTGTAGAAGAAATAAATGATGAGATAGATATTATGCTACCAGTTTCTGAAGAATATGATACTATATCAGGGTATGTTCAATATAATTTAGGTAAGGTTGCAAAAGTAAATGATCAAATAAACGAAAAAAAATATATAATAAGAGTTTTAGAATCAGAAAATAAAAGAATAAAAAAAGTAAAAATAATTCTTTTAAATTTAGGAGGTAATGCAAATGAATAG
- a CDS encoding alpha/beta hydrolase, translating into MKKILISITLLVISTTSCTMINLENEAKIGINFINKTNIIPKINVLKIGRKIANNEEVYKGNSRTEYSTFEYKNTKFEVFKPKHKNNDKVIYWVHGGAYYYPLSNVYRTMATYMLDVNDEYDIVFVNYGLIPKSIYPEANIDVENGLEYLKTKYKNIVMLGDSAGGNLVLSTLLKRKDEKKELVDAIILYSPFLDITFSVDSRIRNKGKDILIGNPYDENYEFEKLLVDNDYYKNVKDKAHPYISPLNGDFSGFPPVYIEVGKEEVLYDDSLILANKLKVVEMVSISGLFHDFQIIVQFRTSRDTVDRVYEFLKKNNN; encoded by the coding sequence ATGAAAAAAATATTGATTAGCATTACATTACTAGTTATAAGTACAACTTCATGTACTATGATAAATTTAGAAAATGAGGCTAAAATAGGAATTAATTTTATAAATAAAACTAACATAATACCTAAAATTAATGTCCTAAAAATTGGACGTAAAATTGCTAATAATGAAGAAGTGTATAAAGGTAATAGCAGAACAGAATATTCGACATTTGAATATAAAAATACTAAATTTGAAGTGTTTAAACCCAAACATAAAAATAATGATAAGGTAATATATTGGGTACATGGTGGAGCATATTATTATCCATTATCTAATGTATATAGAACTATGGCTACATATATGTTAGACGTAAACGATGAATATGATATAGTTTTTGTAAATTATGGATTAATACCAAAAAGTATTTATCCTGAAGCTAACATTGATGTAGAAAATGGTTTAGAATATTTGAAAACAAAATATAAAAATATAGTAATGTTAGGAGATTCGGCAGGTGGAAATTTAGTATTATCAACATTACTTAAAAGAAAAGATGAAAAAAAAGAATTAGTAGATGCTATAATACTTTACTCGCCATTTTTAGACATAACATTTAGTGTAGATAGTAGAATAAGAAATAAAGGAAAAGATATACTTATTGGAAATCCATATGACGAAAATTATGAATTTGAAAAATTATTAGTAGACAATGATTATTATAAAAATGTAAAAGATAAAGCCCATCCTTATATTTCACCGTTAAATGGAGATTTCTCAGGTTTTCCACCAGTATACATAGAAGTTGGAAAAGAAGAAGTGTTATATGATGATTCATTAATATTAGCTAATAAATTAAAAGTAGTAGAAATGGTTAGTATCTCTGGATTATTTCATGATTTCCAAATAATAGTACAATTTAGAACTTCAAGAGATACTGTTGATAGGGTTTATGAATTTTTGAAGAAAAATAATAATTGA
- a CDS encoding bifunctional 5,10-methylenetetrahydrofolate dehydrogenase/5,10-methenyltetrahydrofolate cyclohydrolase translates to MKIDGKKIAQDCIENLKIKYDELVKKSGRDAMLVVIMVGDNYASRIYVKNKEKSCEKIGIKPKTIVLDENISENDLIDLIKKFNNDKTVDGILVQLPLPAHMDQIKICSYIDDEKDVDGFTPNNIGKLLLGKDGLKPATANAVVKILNTHNIPIAGSDVVIIGRSNIVGKPLSMMLTNMSATVQTCHRQTKNIDDKIKNADIIIAAAGYKNLINETHKFKNGVTLIDVGINRDNNGKLCGDIAFDKLIDNQNVKYITPVPGGVGPVTVACLMENIIEGFERNINEKNID, encoded by the coding sequence ATGAAAATAGATGGTAAAAAAATAGCACAAGATTGTATTGAAAATTTAAAAATCAAATATGATGAATTAGTGAAAAAAAGTGGAAGAGATGCAATGCTAGTTGTTATAATGGTTGGAGACAATTATGCTTCTAGAATATATGTGAAAAATAAAGAAAAATCATGTGAAAAAATAGGTATAAAACCAAAAACAATAGTTTTAGATGAAAATATTTCTGAAAATGATTTGATAGATTTAATAAAAAAATTTAATAATGATAAAACAGTAGATGGAATATTAGTACAACTTCCTTTACCAGCTCATATGGATCAAATTAAAATTTGTTCATATATAGATGATGAAAAAGATGTCGATGGTTTTACACCAAATAATATAGGAAAATTGTTATTAGGTAAAGATGGTTTAAAGCCAGCAACTGCTAATGCTGTTGTAAAAATACTTAACACACATAATATACCTATTGCAGGATCTGATGTAGTTATAATAGGCAGAAGTAATATAGTAGGAAAACCATTATCAATGATGCTAACTAATATGTCTGCTACTGTGCAAACATGTCATAGGCAAACTAAGAATATAGATGACAAAATAAAAAATGCAGATATAATAATTGCTGCTGCTGGTTATAAAAATTTAATAAATGAAACACACAAATTTAAAAATGGAGTTACTCTAATAGACGTAGGAATTAATAGAGATAATAATGGTAAATTATGTGGTGATATTGCTTTTGATAAACTTATAGACAATCAAAATGTAAAATATATAACACCAGTTCCGGGAGGAGTAGGTCCAGTTACAGTAGCATGTTTAATGGAAAATATAATTGAGGGATTTGAAAGGAATATAAATGAAAAAAATATTGATTAG
- a CDS encoding dihydrofolate reductase: MDKKYYKKLKMVVCVTKDNLIGDLKPNGNGLLWNVREELLYFKSLTTNNIVLFGSNTAKYVPLNLIKKDREVYILEDGIDITDLIEKLSLKNKNIFVCGGYSIYKYFLKNYIFDEIYLSVLNDNVEVKSAENPLYLPNINDLGYKIYSKKEFADFVAYVYKFNTL; this comes from the coding sequence ATAGATAAAAAATATTATAAAAAATTAAAAATGGTAGTTTGTGTTACAAAAGATAATTTGATAGGGGATTTAAAACCAAACGGAAATGGATTATTATGGAATGTAAGAGAAGAACTTTTGTATTTTAAGTCATTAACAACTAATAATATTGTTTTATTTGGCTCTAATACAGCAAAGTATGTTCCGTTAAACCTAATAAAAAAAGATAGAGAAGTTTATATTTTGGAAGACGGTATAGATATTACTGATTTAATTGAGAAGTTATCTTTAAAAAATAAAAATATATTTGTATGTGGGGGATATTCTATATATAAATATTTCCTTAAAAACTATATATTTGATGAGATTTATTTATCAGTATTAAACGATAATGTTGAAGTGAAAAGTGCTGAAAATCCTTTATATTTACCTAACATTAATGACTTGGGTTATAAAATTTATTCTAAAAAAGAATTTGCTGATTTTGTAGCATATGTATATAAATTTAATACATTGTAA
- the thyA gene encoding thymidylate synthase: MISKFDLIYKEIVEIVAKKGVWSSGFVRTKYADGTPAHYKSYIGYQFRLDNSTDEAHLITTRFAPSKSPIRELYWIWIMQSNDVDVLNKLGCKFWNEWKLNDGTIGKAYGYQIAKKTFSYKSQLDYIIGELKNNPNSRRIMTEIWIPNDLEDMALTPCVHLTQWSIINNKLYLEVRQRSCDIALGLVANVFQYSILHKLVALECNLEPADIIYNIHNLHIYDRHYEKLLEQVNRNTYSPAKIKINNFTNIFEFKPEDIEIINYEYGEKIKYEVAI, encoded by the coding sequence ATGATATCAAAATTTGACTTGATATATAAAGAAATTGTAGAAATAGTAGCAAAAAAAGGAGTATGGTCAAGCGGTTTTGTTAGAACTAAATACGCTGATGGAACTCCTGCTCATTATAAAAGTTATATAGGTTATCAATTTAGGTTAGATAATTCTACTGATGAAGCACATTTAATAACTACACGATTTGCTCCAAGTAAATCACCAATAAGGGAATTATACTGGATATGGATTATGCAATCCAATGATGTAGATGTATTAAACAAATTAGGATGTAAATTTTGGAATGAATGGAAATTAAATGATGGTACTATTGGTAAAGCATACGGTTATCAAATTGCCAAAAAAACTTTTTCATACAAATCACAACTTGACTATATTATAGGAGAATTAAAAAATAATCCTAATAGTAGAAGAATAATGACTGAGATATGGATTCCTAATGATTTAGAAGATATGGCTTTAACTCCATGTGTACATTTGACTCAGTGGTCTATTATAAATAATAAGTTATATCTTGAAGTAAGACAGAGAAGTTGTGATATTGCTCTTGGATTAGTAGCCAATGTATTTCAATATTCAATTTTACATAAACTAGTAGCATTAGAATGCAATTTAGAACCAGCAGATATTATATATAATATTCATAATTTACATATATATGATAGACATTATGAAAAATTATTAGAACAAGTTAATCGTAATACATATTCGCCAGCAAAAATTAAAATTAATAATTTTACAAATATTTTTGAATTTAAACCAGAAGATATTGAAATAATTAATTATGAATATGGTGAAAAAATAAAATATGAGGTAGCAATCTAA
- a CDS encoding redox-sensing transcriptional repressor Rex — MINDIKYSSKDISDKMVTRLTKYLRILNEIRKEKDNVNSVELANKMNTTSSQVRKDLSTFGEFGVRSKGYNIEKLIKIIEHILVIDEESKLVIIGYGNMGSMLAANADVLGKGFKIVGVFDKDPKKIGTKIPNLNIEVLNIKKLEQFLKEEKIEKAILAVNKEVAQKIADTLMKFGIKAILNLTSYKIVKPDYVASVEVDFSLKLQELNFWRKYNKLKYENK; from the coding sequence ATGATTAATGATATAAAATATAGTTCAAAAGATATATCAGATAAAATGGTTACAAGATTAACGAAATATCTAAGAATTTTAAATGAAATAAGAAAAGAAAAAGATAATGTTAATTCAGTAGAATTAGCAAATAAGATGAATACCACTTCATCACAAGTTAGAAAAGATTTGTCTACTTTTGGAGAATTTGGTGTACGTTCTAAAGGGTATAATATAGAAAAGTTAATAAAAATAATTGAACATATTCTAGTAATTGATGAAGAAAGTAAACTTGTAATAATAGGTTACGGGAATATGGGTTCTATGTTGGCTGCCAATGCTGATGTATTAGGTAAAGGCTTTAAGATTGTAGGAGTATTTGATAAAGATCCTAAAAAAATTGGGACTAAAATACCTAATTTAAATATTGAAGTATTAAATATCAAAAAATTGGAACAATTTTTAAAAGAAGAAAAAATTGAGAAAGCAATATTAGCAGTAAATAAAGAAGTTGCTCAAAAAATAGCAGATACACTTATGAAATTTGGAATAAAAGCAATTTTAAATTTAACTAGTTATAAAATAGTTAAACCTGACTATGTTGCATCAGTAGAAGTTGATTTTTCATTAAAATTACAAGAACTTAATTTTTGGAGAAAATATAATAAATTAAAATACGAAAATAAATAG